A window of Schistocerca cancellata isolate TAMUIC-IGC-003103 chromosome 1, iqSchCanc2.1, whole genome shotgun sequence genomic DNA:
TCTATCCATCTGCCTGTCTGCCAAGTTACAAATGTGATGACTGCCACCTTTTTGCAGCCAATGGTTCCACAATAACAATGTATGGTCGTGTCACATTAGTTCTGAACTTGGGCCTGCGGCGCAAATTTAAATGGCAATTTGTCGTACCAGGTGTGATGCATCCCATACTTGGACggattttttatcattttatggaATTCTGCTTTCTTGACACTACTACCAACCTATCAAGCCAAGATCTAGTGTGTTGTGTGGAAAACACAGCAGTACGAGTAGTTACTGGTGATACTCTATTTATAGAACTCCTCAGACAGTTCCCAGAAATTACACACCAGACTACCACACTAGCGTCTGTGCAGCACTCGACAGTGCACTATACTTTGACAACACCTGGGCCACCACTACATGCTCAACCTGCGCCTCTCGACACCTCAGAAACTGAAGATAGTTACGCAGGAATTCTCGTACATGCTAGCACAAGGAATCTTGGTCACCACCTCTACACATGGTATCAAAGAAGAATAATGGGTGGCGTCCATGTGGCGACTACAGACAGCTCAACGCCAGAACCATTTCAGATCGTTATCCAGGCCCGCATATCGAAGATTTTACTTTCAATGTCCACAGTAAGCGAATCTTTTCTACATTGGACGTAGTTCGTGCGTTTGACCAGATACCTGTGGCACCTAACGACATTGCTAAGATTGCCGTCTTCACGCCCTTCGGACTCTTTGAATTTACAGTCACCACAGGAGAAAGCAGACGCTGTACTGAATTTTCCCCAGCCTACGATGGTTAAAGAATTACGTAGATTTCTTGGCATCACCAGTTTTTACCATCGATTCGTTCATGATCATGCCTTCCTAGCTGCACAACTGAATAAGTTCTTGCAAGGTTCACCGAAGCCGAAAGACAAACTCCAGTGGGACAGTGAGGCTGAGTTGGCATTTAACAAGCCGACGACTGCCACAGCAGAAGCTACACTGTTAGCGCACTTAGTTCCGCAGGCGCCTCTCGCCCTGATGGTCGATGCATCTGCAACTGCTATTGGTGCTGCACTGCAACAGCAAATAGATGGGCACTGGCACACTTAGCCAGCCCAGCAGAACTGGTCCACATATGATCGCAAACTGTATGCTGCATATGCTGCTATTAAGAAATTTCGTCACATGTTGGAAGGACAAGCAGTCCACTCTCATCACAGACCATAAACAACTAACATATGCTTTCCGCCAGCGTCCTGAGAAGGCATCGTCTCGTCAGCTGTGACACCTTGACTACATCGGACAGTTCACCACCAATGTTGTCCACGTTGAACGAGAACTAAATGTGCCAAGCTGATGCACTCTCCAGGATTGAAGCAATCACTGAAGCAGTTGATTTTGAAGCTCTCGCCGTAGCGCAACTATCTGATAGTGAGCTCTGAGATTTGTTGGCGCAACCAGCAGGCTTACAACTTACTGTCAACTGTGCTGCTGTATTGTGATGTCGCACCAACAAATCGAGACCTTTTGTGACTACTGACTTTCGCCAACAGGCAACCGCTTCTTTACATAACTTGTCGCACCCTGGAATACGGGCCACTACCAACAAGGTGAAGCGAGCTTTTGCCTGGCCACACACGGACAAAGATTGCAAGCAGTATGTGCGACAATGTGTGGTCTGTCAACGGAATAAAGTTAGCCGGTATGCTACGTCACCTCTTGGCACATTTCTTCCTCCAAATCAGAGATTTGATCATGTGCACCTAGACCTAGTAGGGACCTCTCCCACCATCAGAAGAATACATGTACTGCCTTACAGCCATCGATCGTTTTACACGTTGGCCCGAGTTGTTCCCTTTCGCCAACATCACCACCGAAACTGCCGCGACTGCATTCTTCAAGGGGTAGATCACCCGTTTCGGAGTGCCATTACTAATCACAACAGACTAAGGAAGACAGTTTGGGTCGTATTTGTTCAAAGCACTCTCTATCCTACTGGGTACAGGGCACATTAAAAATATAACTTACCACCCATCAGCAAATGGTTTAATTGAGTGCATGCACCACCAACTGAAAGTGTCGCTTCGATGTCACAACTCACAGCGGTGGACAGAGACGTTGCCCATTGTCCTCCTGGGTCTCCATGCATCGCTGAAAGAAGACCTGAACGCCACGACTGCAGAAATTTTTTATGACCAACCGATACGACTTCCTGGCGAATTCTTTGTTAATGTGCCAGACAACGGCATTGACATTTCTGATTTTGTACAAAAGCTGCGTACACAAATCCAGCAACTAAGTCTCGTTGTTCCAAGGGATCAGCAGACTCGTGGCCCAAAGCAGTACGCAAGCTGCTGTAGCAACCCTACGATGGACCTTATCATGTCATCAGTAGGGAGGGCAAGACAGTCAATGCCGATGTGATGGGTACACCAACCACTGTCTCCATCGACAGGCTCAATCCAGCTTTCCACACTCCCTACACTGGTACGGACGCATCTACACACGCTATGGACATGGCCGAAGCTCCAGTCACTCCACTGCATATCACAGGTCGGCCTCAATGGACGTCTGAGGCTACCTCTAATGCACCATCAGCAGCCTGTGCACGACCTGTTGTAACCCGGTCTGGACGACATGTCTGTTTCAACACAAAGTACCATTGACACTAAGGGGGGAGTAGTGAAGCGCAGTGTTATGTCCAGTGTAATGCTATGTGCGAGTGAttgccatttgtaattattatctttggcgCATCTGACCTATGTTTTCTCTTCTATGTTTCCTTTTTGATTGATGTTCTTTGGTGTTATTTTGGTAGTAAAGCAGCTGTATGAGTTGCGGTGTGTTTTTATGTTGCAATTAAGTGAGTACAACCAGTCCCGCAACATTATCATGGAAGGCAGGGAAGCGAGCTCAAGTTTATGTTCTGTAGACATTGCTTGCGTTAGAGAAGGAGCACTTGCTTGGAAAGTATGAGACGTTACAAGATGCACCGGAAATGATCAAAGCaggatgaaaatggctctgagcactataggactcaactgctgtggtcgtaagtcccctagaacttagaactacttaaacctaactaacctaaggacatcacacacatccatgcccgaggcaggattcgaacctgcgaccgtagcggtcgtgcggttccagactgtagcgcctttaatcactcggccactccggccggccaaagcaGGATGACCAGGATTAAATTCGAACCTTGCTTCTCTCGTATATGAGTCCAGTTCCTTAATTAATATGTCACGTCATGCTGTAACAGTTATACGTTGCTTTCTACTTTTGCAGCTTTCCATTAGATCAAGAAGAAAAGATTATGAATTGCAACTTCCAGGGATGAAGAGTGCTTGTAGGACGAAACAAACTTACATATTTGGGTCAATATATACATACTATATTTCAGACAACTACAAGTAATTATATGTATGGACAGTATTTATTTTCCTAAATAACACATTTACACTTTCGCTTTACATTCATCAGTTCAAGACATGATATCAACAATATATTTTAAGCACAAAACAAACTTTAATCATGATATAAACACCAAATAAATACCATTGAAGATATTCGTATGTAAGTCGCGAAAAGTTCGTCGCTCTTCGTAATTTTAGGAAGGGAATATAGTGGATCTGTCTGATAAACATCAAATAAGGACTAATATAAAAATTGTGTGGCACCATGGATATATCACATCGTTTTAAAGTGAAACTGATCACTCATGATTTGCTCATAAAAATCATTATCTCATCTTAATTGACTACCAGGTCCAAAAACTCgtaaaaaatatattaacaaagaGACTAGACTCCatcaacttaaaaaaaagaaaaagagaccaTCATTATTCGACGCACTTGAAGATATATTTCAAATACTAAGGTCCTTAAAAAATATGTTCGTTCTCAGGTTACTGTAAATTCCaagatattttctttccttgtcttCACTCTTGTCATTGAAAATACGTGAGCGGCGCCTAGAATTTATGAAACTTATGTATGTACCAACAAGATGGATATGAATCATAGTTCttggcagaaattaaaaaaaacgatggatggaattttttttaaaaataactgcCCTTCATCTTTGTTCATAGCTTCCATTGTGACTGAAGttattttttcagtacatttaccTGAGAACAGATAAACATAGCTTTTCAAATGAAGCATGGCTGCTAATGCTACATTAGCACCTGTGTTATTACAAGTTCGATGTGCCTTCTTCGATGTAGTGCTGAGTGCCTGGAGGGGCTCTGTAGCCAGGATATGTCGGATTCAAGGCATTCTGGGCAAAGAAAGCGGTGTAATCTTTCTTTACTCGGCGAGGCCTGAAAGCGGGGCCGCGAGCGAGCGCGAGGCGGGCTTCATTTTCCGCCTGTGCCTGCACCTTGTAAGACTCTGGGGGCCACTTCTCGTCTCCACGCATTCTTCCCGATACTCCCTTCGTGGCTGCTGGCTGTGATGTGAAGACGGGTGGGGGTGGTTGGCTGATCGGAGCTTCTGGTCTCAGCACCACAGTCGCTggcggcggctcgaaatgtgccgGTTGGTACACCTGCGCCTGGACCGGAGTCTGCTTTTGGGGGCTCGGTTGGTAGTTGtgcggtgttgctgcagcaggAGGGGACCAAGCGCTCTGAGGCTGGCCGGGATTCCCTGAACTGATTCCTTCTGGGCCCTGAAACATAATAACATTGTCAACAACAGCCAtttttgaatgagatgaaatgatttcatttttatgttgaGCAATACAGTGCTGTCAATCGTCTgtactgaaatttttaaattacgtcaacgtatgtacactactggccactaaaattgctacaccaagaagaaatgcagatgataaacgggtattcattggacaaatatattatactacaactgacaagtgattacattttcacgcaatctgggtgcgtagatcctgagaaatcagtacccaggacaacaacctctggccgtaataacggccttgatacgcctgggcatcgagtcaaacagagcttggatggcgtgtacaggtacagctacccatgcagcttcaacacgataccacagttcttcaagagtagtgactggcgtattgtgacgagccagttgctcggccaccattgaccagacgttttcagttggtgcgagatctagagaatgtgctgtccagggcagcagtcgaacattttctgtatccagaaaggcccgtacaggacctgcaacatgcggtcgtgcattatcctgctgaaatgtagggtttcgcagggatcgaataaagagtagagccacgggtcgtaacatatctgaaatgtaacgcccactgttcaaagtgccgtcaatgtgaacaaggggtgaccgatacgtgtaaccaatggcaccccataccatcaagccgagtaatgcgccagtgtggcgatgacgaatacacgcttacaatgtgcgttcaacgcgatgtcgccaaacacggatgcgaccatcatgatgctgtaaacagaacctggatacatccgaaaaaatgacgttttgccattcgtgcacccaagtccgtcgttgagtacaccatcgcaggcgctcctctctgtgatgcagcgtcaagggtaactgcagccatcgtctccgagctgatagtccattctgctgcaaacgtcggcgaactgttcgtgcagatggttgttgtcttgcaaacgtccccatctgttgactcagagatcgagacgtggctgcacgatcttttacagccatgcggattagaagcctgtcatctcgactgctagtgatacgaggccgttgggatccagcacggcgctccgtattaccctcctgaacccacagattccatattctgctaacagtcattggatctcgaccaacgcgagcagcaatgtcgcgatacgataaaccgcaattgcgataggctacagtctgacctttatcaaagtcagaaatgtgatggtacgcatttctcctccttacacgaggcatcgcaacaacgtttcaccaggcaacgccggtcagcagcagtttgtgtatgagaaataggttggaaactttcctcgtgtcttcacgttgtaggtgtcgcttccggcgccaaccttgagtgaatgctctgaaaagcttatcatttgcatatcacagcatcttcttcctgtcggttaaatttcgcgtctgtagcacgtcatcttcgtgtagcaatttaatggccagtagtgtaatatcttgcACGAGTTCAATAAATACAATGAGTCTCGCCACATAGTGGGCATATATATAAAGTGAGCATAGAAACTGCGCTTGGCATCAGGATGAAACCCAAAGTCACATGACATTAGTATAATACTGTCGTTCACATTTTGCACTAAGGCTGATACATGGTCCAGGCCACACACTGCCTACGTTTGATGTCaagatgcaataaccactcacagacagcaggtgccaGCACTAGCAATTGAGGGTATATGAGGCATGGCGGGGGTGGGGGCGATGCGGAAAACAGCACAGTTGTTAtcataatgcggaaatggagcgatttatctgacaacgaaaagggcatgatcattggctttagaGCTAGGTGTGGTTTGTATactatggaatacttctagataagctcaagtactggggtatgaatgggacagtgctcaaatggtttaaaatttacctaactggaagagtgcagaaagttgaaataaacagttcacataacatgcaaaaaactgatgatttctcaaactggggaacaataaagaatggggtgccgcaaggtttggtcttgggtcctctgctgttcttaatatatatattaatgacttgccattctacattCACCAAGATGcatagctggtactttttgccgatgatacaggtAAAGCTATCAcctccgacagacaagaattaactggtgaaattgtaaacgatgtttatcagaaaatcattaagtggttctctgcaaatgggctctcattaaactttgacgaaacacagtatattcagttccacacagtaaatggaatgacaccattaataaatatagacttcgatcagaaatcggtagctaaggtagaatattcaaaatttctaggtgtatgcattgatgaggggttgaactggaaaaaatacactgaggagctgctgaaacgtttgagttcagctacttatgctactagggtcattgcaaattttggcgacatacatctgagtaaattagcttaccacgcctattttaattctctgctttcgtatggcatcatattctggggtaactcatcattgagtaaaagagtgttcattgcacaaaagcgtgtaatcacaataattgctggagctcatccaagatcatcctgcagacacttatttaaagagctagaaatcttcactgtagcctcacaatatatatatatacacttatgaaatttgttattaacaatccgaacgaattcaaaagtaatagcagtgtacattgctacaacactaggagaaaggatgatcttcactactcaaagttaaatctaactttggcgcagaagggggtaaattacgctgccacaaaagtctttggtcacctaccaaacagcatcaaaggcctgacagacagccaactaacatttaaaaataaattaaaagaatttctagatgacaactccttctactcattagatgaatttttggatacagtaagtgggtaatttcccaaccgccacaaaaaataataaaaaagtaataaaaatcaaaaatattgagtgtcatgtaatattttgtctaatttaatatcttgtataggcaccttttattaacctgacacgttccacatcattacgaagtgttgtattcatgatctatggaacaagtaataatctaatctaatctattcacATGCTGCTGCCGTTAAGTATACTGTGTGTCGCAGAACGGCGCTGGCACTGAGACAACTGGTGCACCAAGGACGACAGTCGTGAACGGCGCCTACTGATATGTGAACGCGCAATTAGACGCGCAACTCTTGAGCAACCTATCGCCCAGATGAACTAAGGGACTACCAAGAGTGTCTTCTctacgaccgttcagcgaaagctGTTGCACAAGGGCCtgcacagcaggtgcctggttcattcaTATGAGCTgattgctgttcattggcgacgaatgcTGCGACCTGCACCCCAGTAGCGCAACTGGACGTCAACCGAGTGGCGACAAGTGGCCTTTTTAGATAATCACGTTTTATACCCCATTGGTCAGCTGGCCGTTGGAGTGCCGTTGCAGTGCAGACAAGAAGTGAGCGTTGTGGATTGGGGAACGTTTTCGTGACATTTCCTGAGcaacctcgtcattctggaaggcacaacggatcaacattGCATGCATTGAACCTTGGGACCCATgtggagtttgtttttcctcggcacgatagcatctgccagcaggacaacaCAACCTGTCACGCAGcccgcagtgtacgtgcatggttcgaagagcaccgcgATGAGTTTACCGCAATCCTcaggccaccaaacttcccggatttaaactcaatcgagaatctgtgggacctggTCGATTgaactgttcgcgccatggatcttcGGCCGATAAACCTAGCGCAACTAGCCACAGCACTGCAGTCGGCATGACTCCATGTCCCTGCCAGTATCTTCGAGacctcactgactcccttcctgcacgtctcgtggTGCAAAAGGCGATTATTCGGGTTTTGACAGGTAGctgcattaatgtggctggacagtgtataTAGCACATTTGTCCTGTTTCTACACATTTATTGATTAGAAACAACACCGGTGCTGAACTGTTGTTGCTATAGATGCAAATCGAAATTAGTCAAAATAGGAAAGTTACTTTTCGCAGATAAGTGCCACAAaggtctaattatagttatcacagCAGTAATAGACACTTCATGCGTCGATTATTATCGAGAAACAGCGCAGTGAAAGCGAAAACTCGTAGTGCTAATTAATATCCATGTAATACCATATACTTAGGATACAAAATATGCTAGATAAATTTTGTAGCGTAACAGTATCATGTCAAAGTTGaatatgccgggtgatcaaaaagtcagtataaatttgaaaacttaataaaccaaggaataatgtacctagagaggtaaaaattgacacacatgcttggaattacacgGGGctatattagaaaaaaaaacaccccatattgctagacgcgtgaaagatctcttgcgcgcgtcgtttggtgatgatcgtgtgcttggccgccactttcgccatgcttggcctcccaggtccccagacctcagtccgtgcgattattggctttggggttacctgaagtctcaagtgtatcgtgatcgaccgacatctctagggatgctgaaagacaacatccgacgccaatgcctcaccataactccggacatgctttacagtgctgttcacaacattattcctcgactacagctattgttgaggaatgatggtggacatattgagcacatcctgtaaagaacatcatctttgctttgtcttattttgttatgctaattattgctattcttataagatgaagcgccatctgtcgaacatttttcgaacgtttgtatttttctg
This region includes:
- the LOC126091050 gene encoding uncharacterized protein LOC126091050; translation: MSTIGRSGVAGVPRLVNKQFNSPIKLYSDENVTEVINKHVQVLDNGAVGIDFRTLAAPNLANSAVLRMLQEEERAGTQKGLKRVTWPPPPEEQELIFNEQPVYSKGPEGISSGNPGQPQSAWSPPAAATPHNYQPSPQKQTPVQAQVYQPAHFEPPPATVVLRPEAPISQPPPPVFTSQPAATKGVSGRMRGDEKWPPESYKVQAQAENEARLALARGPAFRPRRVKKDYTAFFAQNALNPTYPGYRAPPGTQHYIEEGTSNL